From Paenibacillus graminis:
CTCTTTTACCAGCCGTCTCATCCGGTTTCGGACAACCGCGTTTCCGACCTTCTTGCTGACCGAAACCCCCAGCCGGAACCGCTCAACCTCTTTTCTGCTGAACCAATACACTACAAACTGATGATTGGCAAATGACTTCCCATGGCGGTATACGCGGCTGAAGTCGGCACGGTTTCGTAATCGTAAACTTTTGTGCACGGGAATCTCCTATTCAAAGACCGGGTTCTAAGCGCTCCGGAATTTTATCTTCTAATTAGTATAGTCATCGGGGAGCTGGCATAAACAGCGCTCGCTGCATACCCCTGAAAGCCACACCCCATACATGCATATATTAAAAAGCCCCGCAAAGTATAGCCAACACGGACTTAGGCGTATTCCTC
This genomic window contains:
- the rnpA gene encoding ribonuclease P protein component; translation: MHKSLRLRNRADFSRVYRHGKSFANHQFVVYWFSRKEVERFRLGVSVSKKVGNAVVRNRMRRLVKEIVRHHEPEIAGGLDMVFIVRKGALSKDYAELEKSVLHVLRKAKLLKASRT